A region of Bombyx mori chromosome 13, ASM3026992v2 DNA encodes the following proteins:
- the LOC101741250 gene encoding glutamate receptor ionotropic, delta-2 isoform X1, with protein sequence MAGIELIISSICNATICNAVYDNPLTDGHVSQKQTETLLLANEINGKHLKIGTYNNFPLSWIERDENGTVQAYGVAFKIIDILQQKFNFTYEIVIPHRNFEIGGSKPEDSLIGLTNTSKVDMIAAFIPRLVRFRKLVTFSRDLDEGVWMMMLRRPKESAAGSGLLAPFNNFVWYVTLASVLCYGPCICFLTHVRSKLIKNEERPLRLSPSFWFVYSAFIKQSTNLAPEANTTRVLFATWWLFIILLSAFYTANLTAFLTLSKFTLDIETPEDLYKKNYRWVSVEGGSVQYTVKTQDEDLYYLNKMVTSGRAEFRTLSPDQEYLPIVKAGAVLVKEMISLEHLMYGDYLTKTREGVEEAKRCTYVVAPKPFMKKPRAFVYPVGSKLKSLFDPTLAYILQSGIIDYLEHKDLPSTTICPLDLQSKDRQLTNSHLMMTYYIMCVGLASGLAVFVVEILVKRYINIKIKPIDKVKLKKFKRSKRSPRYDDSGPPPYESLFVKPKFKDSEKRWKMINGREYYVYEDARGGTRLVPVRTPSAFLYR encoded by the exons ATGGCCGGTATCGAGTTGATCATATCTTCAATTTGCAACGCAACAATTTGTAATGCCGTGTATGATAATCCGCTAACAG ATGGACATGTGTCACAAAAGCAAACCGAGACTTTACTGTTGGCGAATGAAATAAATGGGAAGCACTTAAAGATCGGCACGTATAAT AATTTCCCTTTAAGCTGGATTGAAAGAGACGAAAATGGTACAGTGCAGGCGTACGGCGTGGCGTTTAAAATCATAGACATACTACAGCAAAAGTTTAACTTTACATACGAAATCGTAATACCACACAGGAACTTTGAAATCGGTGGCAGCAAACCTGAGGACTCTTTGATAGGGCTAACGAATACAAGT AAAGTAGACATGATAGCTGCGTTCATACCAAGGCTCGTTAGGTTCCGAAAATTGGTGACGTTCTCAAGAGATTTAGACGAAGGTGTTTGGATGATGATGCTTAGACGGCCAAAGGAATCCGCCGCTGGCTCTGGTCTTTTAGCGCcctttaataactttgtatg GTACGTAACTCTTGCTTCGGTACTGTGTTATGGGCCGTGCATATGTTTCCTGACTCACGTGAGGTCAAAACTAATTAAGAATGAAGAACGGCCGCTGCGACTTTCGCCGAGTTTCTGGTTCGTGTATAGCGCTTTTATAAAGCAAAGCACAAACTTAGCTCCCGAAGCTA ACACAACACGTGTTTTGTTCGCAACGTGGTGGCTATTCATTATATTGCTCTCAGCGTTTTACACGGCAAACTTGACTGCTTTCCTGACATTGTCCAAGTTCACACTAGACATTGAGACTCCGGAGGATTTGTATAAGAAAAATTACCGTTGGGTTTCTGTTGAGGGTGGTTCCGTTCAATACACTGTTAAAACA CAGGACGAAGACCTTTACTATTTAAACAAAATGGTGACCAGTGGCCGAGCAGAATTTCGTACGTTGTCGCCAGACCAGGAGTATCTCCCAATTGTGAAAGCTGGGGCTGTTCTCGTCAAGGAGATGATTTCTCTAGAACATCTCATGTATGGGGACTACCTGACGAAGACTCGTGAAGGCGTCGAAGAGGCTAAACGATGCACTTACGTTGTGGCGCCCAAGCCTTTCATGAAAAAGCCCAGAGCGTTCGTGTATCCTGTTGGCAGTAAGCTGAAGAGCCTTTTTGATCCTAC TCTTGCATACATATTACAATCGGGTATTATAGATTATCTTGAACACAAAGATTTGCCGTCCACCACGATATGTCCTCTGGATTTGCAGTCCAAAGACAGGCAGTTGACCAATAGTCACCTCATGATGACTTATTACATAATGTGCGTTGGCCTCGCCTCGGGTTTAGCTGTTTTTGTAGTGGAG ATATTAGTCAAACGATACATCAATATTAAGATAAAACCTATCGATAAAGTGAAATTGAAGAAGTTCAAACGGAGTAAGCGCTCCCCACGTTACGACGACAGTGGACCGCCGCCATATGAATCCTTGTTTGTTAAACCGAAGTTCAAAGACTCCGAAAAACGTTGGAAGATGATCAACGGCAGGGAATATTACGTCTATGAAGATGCCCGAGGGGGCACCAGGCTTGTTCCCGTGAGGACTCCATCGGCTTTCTTGTATCGttaa
- the LOC101741250 gene encoding glutamate receptor ionotropic, delta-2 isoform X2, which yields MAGIELIISSICNATICNAVYDNPLTDGHVSQKQTETLLLANEINGKHLKIGTYNNFPLSWIERDENGTVQAYGVAFKIIDILQQKFNFTYEIVIPHRNFEIGGSKPEDSLIGLTNTSKVDMIAAFIPRLVRFRKLVTFSRDLDEGVWMMMLRRPKESAAGSGLLAPFNNFVWYVTLASVLCYGPCICFLTHVRSKLIKNEERPLRLSPSFWFVYSAFIKQSTNLAPEANTTRVLFATWWLFIILLSAFYTANLTAFLTLSKFTLDIETPEDLYKKNYRWVSVEGGSVQYTVKTDEDLYYLNKMVTSGRAEFRTLSPDQEYLPIVKAGAVLVKEMISLEHLMYGDYLTKTREGVEEAKRCTYVVAPKPFMKKPRAFVYPVGSKLKSLFDPTLAYILQSGIIDYLEHKDLPSTTICPLDLQSKDRQLTNSHLMMTYYIMCVGLASGLAVFVVEILVKRYINIKIKPIDKVKLKKFKRSKRSPRYDDSGPPPYESLFVKPKFKDSEKRWKMINGREYYVYEDARGGTRLVPVRTPSAFLYR from the exons ATGGCCGGTATCGAGTTGATCATATCTTCAATTTGCAACGCAACAATTTGTAATGCCGTGTATGATAATCCGCTAACAG ATGGACATGTGTCACAAAAGCAAACCGAGACTTTACTGTTGGCGAATGAAATAAATGGGAAGCACTTAAAGATCGGCACGTATAAT AATTTCCCTTTAAGCTGGATTGAAAGAGACGAAAATGGTACAGTGCAGGCGTACGGCGTGGCGTTTAAAATCATAGACATACTACAGCAAAAGTTTAACTTTACATACGAAATCGTAATACCACACAGGAACTTTGAAATCGGTGGCAGCAAACCTGAGGACTCTTTGATAGGGCTAACGAATACAAGT AAAGTAGACATGATAGCTGCGTTCATACCAAGGCTCGTTAGGTTCCGAAAATTGGTGACGTTCTCAAGAGATTTAGACGAAGGTGTTTGGATGATGATGCTTAGACGGCCAAAGGAATCCGCCGCTGGCTCTGGTCTTTTAGCGCcctttaataactttgtatg GTACGTAACTCTTGCTTCGGTACTGTGTTATGGGCCGTGCATATGTTTCCTGACTCACGTGAGGTCAAAACTAATTAAGAATGAAGAACGGCCGCTGCGACTTTCGCCGAGTTTCTGGTTCGTGTATAGCGCTTTTATAAAGCAAAGCACAAACTTAGCTCCCGAAGCTA ACACAACACGTGTTTTGTTCGCAACGTGGTGGCTATTCATTATATTGCTCTCAGCGTTTTACACGGCAAACTTGACTGCTTTCCTGACATTGTCCAAGTTCACACTAGACATTGAGACTCCGGAGGATTTGTATAAGAAAAATTACCGTTGGGTTTCTGTTGAGGGTGGTTCCGTTCAATACACTGTTAAAACA GACGAAGACCTTTACTATTTAAACAAAATGGTGACCAGTGGCCGAGCAGAATTTCGTACGTTGTCGCCAGACCAGGAGTATCTCCCAATTGTGAAAGCTGGGGCTGTTCTCGTCAAGGAGATGATTTCTCTAGAACATCTCATGTATGGGGACTACCTGACGAAGACTCGTGAAGGCGTCGAAGAGGCTAAACGATGCACTTACGTTGTGGCGCCCAAGCCTTTCATGAAAAAGCCCAGAGCGTTCGTGTATCCTGTTGGCAGTAAGCTGAAGAGCCTTTTTGATCCTAC TCTTGCATACATATTACAATCGGGTATTATAGATTATCTTGAACACAAAGATTTGCCGTCCACCACGATATGTCCTCTGGATTTGCAGTCCAAAGACAGGCAGTTGACCAATAGTCACCTCATGATGACTTATTACATAATGTGCGTTGGCCTCGCCTCGGGTTTAGCTGTTTTTGTAGTGGAG ATATTAGTCAAACGATACATCAATATTAAGATAAAACCTATCGATAAAGTGAAATTGAAGAAGTTCAAACGGAGTAAGCGCTCCCCACGTTACGACGACAGTGGACCGCCGCCATATGAATCCTTGTTTGTTAAACCGAAGTTCAAAGACTCCGAAAAACGTTGGAAGATGATCAACGGCAGGGAATATTACGTCTATGAAGATGCCCGAGGGGGCACCAGGCTTGTTCCCGTGAGGACTCCATCGGCTTTCTTGTATCGttaa